In Fundulus heteroclitus isolate FHET01 chromosome 18, MU-UCD_Fhet_4.1, whole genome shotgun sequence, a single genomic region encodes these proteins:
- the LOC118566686 gene encoding prolyl hydroxylase EGLN2-like has protein sequence MVACYPGNGAGYVRHVDNPNGDGRCITCIYYLNKNWDVKTHGGLLQIYPEGKNVVANIEPLFDRLLIFWSDRRNPHEVKPSYATRYAITVWYFDAKERSEAKEKYKLATGQKGIQVPVTQNSRS, from the exons ATGGTCGCTTGTTATCCAGGGAATGGGGCAGGGTACGTGCGTCATGTTGATAACCCGAACGGTGATGGACGCTGCATCACATGCATCTACTATCTTAACAAGAACTGGGATGTTAAG ACACATGGAGGCCTGTTGCAGATCTACCCTGAAGGCAAGAACGTGGTGGCCAACATCGAGCCTCTGTTTGACAGGCTGCTCATCTTCTGGTCTGATCGCAGAAACCCACATGAAGTCAAGCCATCTTACGCCACTCG GTATGCCATCACAGTCTGGTACTTTGATGCCAAAGAGAGGTCAGAGGCTAAAGAGAAGTACAAACTCG CTACAGGACAGAAGGGCATTCAGGTGCCTGTCACTCAAAACAGCAGGTCATAA